ACTCGGAGCTCCGCCGTGTCGTCTTCGATCGGTCGTCCCAGTGCGTGGGGGAGGTCCCGGGAGATGGCCGCTGCGCCGATATTGAGAAACGAGTCGCTCGTGCTCATGATTGCCGCCAACAGCGCCGCCAGGATGAGCCCGGCCACGACGCCGGGCGTGTGTTCGAGTACGAACACCGGTCCCACGACGGAAGCGCTGTTCGGGGCTGCGGTCTGCCCGGCTTCGACCATCGCACGCATCGACAGTCCGGTCGAAAACGCGAGTAGGCTCGATATCGCATACGTCACTGCGGCGATCGGTGCACCCCACCGGAGGATACGGATATTCCGACTCATGTAGAACTTGGTTATCAGGTGTGGCTGTCCGGCTGCCCCGAGAGAAAACAGGATCCACCAGCCGAGCGCCGTGAAGATCGTTGGAACGGGAGCATCTATCGCTCCAAACGGTGAAATGAACGCCGGATCGGTGCTCGCAAGCGATCGGGAGATGGACTCCATGCCGCCACCAAACGAGAGCGCAAAGACGAAAACGAGAGCCGAACCGATGATCATCGTGATGGCTTGGACGAAGTCCGTCCAGACGCCTGCGATCATGCCGCCGAGAACACTGTACAACAGGAGAACGAACGCGCCACCGAACAGACCCCACAGTACTGGCAGGCCGAAGATCGCCCGCATCACGTACTGCAACGCCGCGAGGTTGGTCGCAAGATAGGCCATCACACCGATGATGACCGCGACAGCCGTCAGTCCCTGCACCCACGCGCTCTCATACCGGGCGTACATCCCATCGGCGAGCGTCAACACGTCCCGAACGTCAGCCAACAGGCGCATCCGTTTGGCCAGCAGCACCCACGTGACGACGAATCCCAGTGGAGCGGTGAAAAAGATCCACAGAGCTGTCGTTCCAAACGAATAGATGAGCTCTGGACCTCCCACGAATCCAAACCCGGATTGGACGACTGAGAACGCTGTCAACGCGAGTACCCACGTCCCGACGCTCTTACCAGTAATGAGAAAATCCGCGGTGCTCTCGGTCTGAAGGTAGCCCCAGACGCCGATCCCGAGCACCAGCAGAAGATAGACGCCCCCGAACAGCAACACGTACGGGCTATCCGTGATCGGTATCTCCTGCAACGGAACTGTCGGTGAGACCGGCATCATCGCTTTCGGTCTGCCGTCTCGCTTTCATTGCGATCCGTCTCCTCTCGAGACGTTTCTCGTGCTCTCCTCCCACTCGGGGCTGTACTGGATTCCAACGTTGTCCGAGACGAAGACCCTTCGCCGTCGGCTTCGGAACGAGATGGAACGAGAGGATACTGCGCTGTTCGTTGTGCTCGTCTGCTGTCACGTATGATGTCATCAACGATCTGGTCACTCCCGATCGACGGAAACACGAGCGCGTAATACACCGCACCCAGGATCGGAAGCAACCAGAGAAAGACGACGTACGTCATCGTTGAGGTGGGCAACCCGAGCAGATACGTGTAGTCCGTCGTTCCGGGGTGCCAACTGGACCAGATCCCTGTCAACCCGATGAAGAAGATCGTACCCAGACCGAGTACCAACCGAGAGTACGGTGCAAGATCCAGTTCGCTGTCGTTTCGTTCGAGCGATGCTGTTCCGAGAACCGCGACGATAAACACCGCCGCGACGTACGAAAACAGGCGATACCTCCCGACACTTCCTGTGAGTAACAGACACCCCCCGAGGAGAGCGATCACGCTCATTAGTCCGTTTCGAGCTTTTCGCGTTGACTGTGTTCGTGCAGTCTCCATTCGTAGCTGTATCAGGAAGCAACGATCGAAAAATGATAGGTTGATATATGAACGATGGACGACATCGATGCTGTCCGGCACGGAAAGCGGCGTCTTCTATCAGTAGACCCCTTGGAAACGCAGGCCCCACCAACTCTGTAAATTATTGTGAATATAATCCATAGGTGATCTTTCGCAAACAATTCAGGCTGACTGACCCGTACAAGCAAGGGTTTTTATCCGAGAGTTTCGTCAACATGCACAGTGGCTGAGCCATGTCCCCGAACAACACACGAGATGAACGTCGGATAGATGCCGAACAGAGCGATTCTGTCCATCCGCGGCTCAGACGGAGTGCCGCCATAGGGGAGGTGGACGAATCCCTCGTCGAGTTGCTGACGTGGATACTTGGCACCGATACGCGCGCTCGGATTTATCTGTACCTCCGTCAACAGCCCGGAGCGACGAGCGAGGAGATCGCAACGGGGACGGGGTTGTATCCGAGCACCGTACGGGAGTCGCTCGCAGTACTACATGAGGAGGACACTGTCGATCGGTATGAGCGCGAGCTGAACGACGAGGAGGAGCGACGGTACGTCTATGAAAGCATTCCTCCAACGGAGTTAGTACTCGACATTCTCGAACCGATACAGGAGAGACTGAACACGGTGTTCGTACTTGATGAGCTACTCGGCGTCAAGGACGGTATCGATCGGACATCTGCCGCCCAAAAAACCGGTTGTAGGACACCGATACACGAACAACACGGGAAAGATCGAGAGCGAGAATCCACACGACAGCCCATCTCGATCACCGTCACGGATGCTCCGTCTCGCTCCGAGGAGGGGTGACAGCACCCTACAGTCGGTGCATGAACCGGAGTCGGAAGTGTACGAGCCGAAGCCACTAAGCCATGGGGGACGCATGACCGAACGTATGCAAGTCGCGTTAGGGGGGACGTTCGATCCGGTTCACGACGGCCATCGGGAGTTGTTTGATAGGGCGTTCCAGCTCGGCGATGTTACTGTCGGTCTCACGAGCGACGAGTTGGCGCCCCAAACCCGTAACGAACAACGCCATATCCGTCCGTTCGAGGAACGGAAACGCGAACTCGAACGCGAACTCGAACGAATTGCTGACCACTGCGGCAGTCAGTTCGAGATCCGACAGCTCGACGAGCCGACCGGTATCGCAACCGAGCCGGGCTTTGAGTATCTCATCGTCTCCCCAGAGACCAAACCGACAGGGAAGACGATCAACCAGATTCGAGCGGACCGAGGTCTCGATCCACTCGAAATCGTCGTCGTTGATCATCTCACGGCCGAGGACGGCGATCGTATTTCGAGTACACGAATCGTGAAGGGTGAAATCGACGAACACGGCGCTCTCACCCCCGAGCGACAGGGACGCCCGGCCTCCGAGCAGTGATGTCACCACTCCGGTGGTCGTAGCCCAGCCGCTTCGATGAGTTCTTTCCAGCGCTGTTGGATCGTCAGCCGTGACACACCGACGGCATCCGCAACGGCCTGTTGTGATCGGCGATCGCCTTCGATGAGTGCGCCGGCGTACAGGCTGGCCGCCACTGTGGCGCGCTTCGATCGTTCAGCGTCGGGAACCGTCGAGAGAAACAGATCCGTTGCGCGTGACCTGACCGTCGTGTCGAGATCTAGCTGCTCGGTCGCTCGTTCGATCTCCGCGAGCCATCGCTCGTTTTCCACCTGCTCCCGAGCGCGGTACATGAATCGCTCTACCGTGACATTGATCAGGATCGGAGTAAATCTTTGTGAGGTGTGGTAGCACACATTCCGACGGTAACGACAGGCTTTTTTCACCCATCGTTGTACGTTCGGGTGCGCGTGGGTAGCCAAGCCAGGAAACGGCGCAGCGCTTAGGACGCTGTCCCGTAGGGGTCCGCCGGTTCAAATCCGGTCCCACGCAGTCTTTTCGAGTGAGCTAGCGAACGAGAAAACGACGAGTAGGGGCAATAAATGGGATATAGACTGATAATTATATATCTTTCACGTTCTCAGCATAGCAGTTAGAACAAGTCATCGGTTGTCTCTGCGTTTTGAACATCACTGAGTGTCGTGTATCGAAGGCTCTGTGGGTACTTGTTCTCATACGGAATTGGAGTTTCGAGTTCGTAGAGCGATCCTTTTTCGAAGACTACGACCATCTTGTCGTCTGCTATCTCGTCTTGGTCTATGTAATCGGACGGCTCTCGCATCAGCGGAGCCGCTTCGGGTGTCATTACAGCGTCCACTGTTGCAAAGTATTTCACAGCTCGAACGTCTCCTGTGATATACATCGCCACGTAATCAAATTCTCTACCAATTCGAGCGAACCCCCACGCTTCGTTTTCCTTGAGAAGGGGAAGACCGGACTCTTTAGCAGGAAAAACCGCGACATTGCTGCTCGGATCTCCATCAATCCCGTTTCGAGCTATCGTACCATTTACGTGGTCTTCGATCGGTTCTGACTGATTAGTGATATTCGGTACTCTTGATTCCCCACTAGAACTGATAGCTGGTTCCTGATTAACAAACTGTCGTTGCTCCTGAAGAACTGAGATGAGACGTTGTACGAACTCCCGAGTCTGTTCTTCAAGATCGATCGTCAGTGCTCCCACTTCCATTTCCACCGTCTCGACAATAGACTCGGTAACATCGCCTTCATTTTCTTGGAAGTGTCGAATCGCTCGGTTCGTCTGTGCGACTTGTTCTGCTATTTCATCGGACTGTCCTGAACGGATTGATTCCTTTGAAAGCAGTTCCAGCACACCGGGATTCTCAGGAAGGTCATTGAGACCGAACTGGACGACAGACACCTCCTCACCGCTGTTCTGCGAGGGAACTTTAGTGAGCACTTCAAACGATTTTCCGTTGGTGAGAAGTCCCCAGTCGACATCGAGTTCCTGTCGCATGTAGCTACGCAACTGCTGAACGTTCTCGTCAGTCAAAGGAGTACGAACAGGCTTTACCTCTACGAACATGACAGGAGTTTCCCCGACAAGGAGAGCATAATCAACGTGGGTGCTACCGGAAGCCATCGGAACGGTGTATTCTAG
The sequence above is drawn from the Halocatena salina genome and encodes:
- a CDS encoding sodium/proline symporter yields the protein MMPVSPTVPLQEIPITDSPYVLLFGGVYLLLVLGIGVWGYLQTESTADFLITGKSVGTWVLALTAFSVVQSGFGFVGGPELIYSFGTTALWIFFTAPLGFVVTWVLLAKRMRLLADVRDVLTLADGMYARYESAWVQGLTAVAVIIGVMAYLATNLAALQYVMRAIFGLPVLWGLFGGAFVLLLYSVLGGMIAGVWTDFVQAITMIIGSALVFVFALSFGGGMESISRSLASTDPAFISPFGAIDAPVPTIFTALGWWILFSLGAAGQPHLITKFYMSRNIRILRWGAPIAAVTYAISSLLAFSTGLSMRAMVEAGQTAAPNSASVVGPVFVLEHTPGVVAGLILAALLAAIMSTSDSFLNIGAAAISRDLPHALGRPIEDDTAELRVTQAALAGIVLVSTLIVYFSETLVGILGTIGWGFFAATFFAVVALGLNWTGATKEGAITALVSGLGINLFYSAVPRIAETAGFGGIATIIMGLYPFPESFPVGTVALLVTVVLFVVVSIVTQKDRPVPEDIAILIER
- a CDS encoding winged helix-turn-helix domain-containing protein; the encoded protein is MSPNNTRDERRIDAEQSDSVHPRLRRSAAIGEVDESLVELLTWILGTDTRARIYLYLRQQPGATSEEIATGTGLYPSTVRESLAVLHEEDTVDRYERELNDEEERRYVYESIPPTELVLDILEPIQERLNTVFVLDELLGVKDGIDRTSAAQKTGCRTPIHEQHGKDRERESTRQPISITVTDAPSRSEEG
- a CDS encoding phosphopantetheine adenylyltransferase, translating into MQVALGGTFDPVHDGHRELFDRAFQLGDVTVGLTSDELAPQTRNEQRHIRPFEERKRELERELERIADHCGSQFEIRQLDEPTGIATEPGFEYLIVSPETKPTGKTINQIRADRGLDPLEIVVVDHLTAEDGDRISSTRIVKGEIDEHGALTPERQGRPASEQ
- a CDS encoding transcription initiation factor IIB family protein, with the translated sequence MYRAREQVENERWLAEIERATEQLDLDTTVRSRATDLFLSTVPDAERSKRATVAASLYAGALIEGDRRSQQAVADAVGVSRLTIQQRWKELIEAAGLRPPEW
- a CDS encoding type I restriction enzyme HsdR N-terminal domain-containing protein → MDRDAVIEYVGRCQQLIESSLRMDEENSKVKLVHPFLRLLGWDLYSTEVVLEYTVPMASGSTHVDYALLVGETPVMFVEVKPVRTPLTDENVQQLRSYMRQELDVDWGLLTNGKSFEVLTKVPSQNSGEEVSVVQFGLNDLPENPGVLELLSKESIRSGQSDEIAEQVAQTNRAIRHFQENEGDVTESIVETVEMEVGALTIDLEEQTREFVQRLISVLQEQRQFVNQEPAISSSGESRVPNITNQSEPIEDHVNGTIARNGIDGDPSSNVAVFPAKESGLPLLKENEAWGFARIGREFDYVAMYITGDVRAVKYFATVDAVMTPEAAPLMREPSDYIDQDEIADDKMVVVFEKGSLYELETPIPYENKYPQSLRYTTLSDVQNAETTDDLF